The following DNA comes from Frankia casuarinae.
ACGACGCGGGGTCTAAGATGCCCGTCTTCACCGCCGTGCCCATCGTGCTGAGGACTGCTGTCCGCCCCACGCAAGACCGTGTCCTGCGACACCCCCGCAGCCCGGGCCACCAGGCGAACAGGGACGAGCCAGCCCCGGCAGGGATCAGCCCCCAGGGATCAGCCCCAGAGCCGCTGGTACATCGCCGCCGCCGCGGGATTGATGGTGGGGTCGACCAACGAGGAACGGACGTTGTTCGGCACGGCATCGGGGAAGTACGCCTCGTAGGCGAGAATGTCCGCGTTACGCACAAACGTCTCGTGCATCTTCTCTATATAGACGGGGTTGTCCCCACCCGCGGCCCCGACCCGACCCGCCTTGGTGCCCTGCTGGCTGACCACGCCCCACTCCGGCACCGAGAACAGCTTGTGATGGATCCGCGCAAAGATGATCACCTGACAGAGACCGCCGGTCTCGTTGCACTGGTTGTCGAAGTCAGCGTAGGTCGGGCTCGGCGGGTACTGGTCGTAGCTGTCGACCCCGATGACGTCGACGTACTGGTCACCCGGGTAGAGATCGAAGGCGCCGACCGACGTGGTCGAGCCGTGGGCGTTGAGGTTCCAGTCGATGCGGACCCGCGGACTGGTAGCCTTGATCGCCGATGAGGCGTTACGGAAGCACTGCACCCACTGCTGCGGGTCCGTGGCCGCCCACGCGAACCACAGCCCGTTGAACTCCCAGCCCAGCCGGACGAACGAGTCGCCCCGCTCCATGCTCACCAGCCAGCGGCCGAACTGCCGCCACTCGGCGTCGTAGCGGCCGGCCGCGCAGTCGGCGAGGTTGCCCTTCTCCGGCCCCTCGTCCGGAAAGAGCGGCTGGCTGATGACCCATGTGCCGGAGAACCCGGCGAAGGTCGAGGCGCCGCGACCGATCCAGGGCTCGACGATCGCCCGCCAGCTGGACCGCTCGGTGTACATGACGACGACGTCGTTGGGCCGGCCACGGAATTCCGCCCAGCGGTTCGCCTGCGCCAACGTGTGCGCGGCGACCCCCGTGGGAAACTCACCGGTCGTGGCGGCCCGCTGCACCCGGGGCACGGTGACCGGCGGCTGGACCCCCGGTGCGGGCGAGGGGCCGGAGCTCGGCGACCGCGCGGGTGGCGACTGCGGCGGGGGCTGCGACTGCGGGGCGGACGTCGGGCCGCCGGCCACCGTGTCCGTGGGGTGTCCTCCGGAGGACACCAGAACCCAGGCGGTCAGGGCGGTCACGACCGCGATCGAGACCGCGACAAGCGGGAGACGCGGGATTCGGCCGGCTCGGCCCCCCGGGCGCGCAGCGATCCAACCGGCGACGCGAGACAGACGACCCGGGCCAGGTTCACCGCCGCCGTCCGCCCGAACACGCGCGTCCGGCACCGGCCCGTCCCAGACCGGCACGTCCCGGGCCAGAACGTCCCGGGCCAGAACGTTCGTGTCCGGCGTGTCCAGCCTCTTCCCGGCCGGGGCCTGCCGCCCGTGCCAATGGAACACGGTCGTGGTGGCGCCGTCCGGACGTGCCCGCACCGGGTCCGGCCGGTCCCCGCCGGGGGCTGTGACCGGGCCGCCATCCGCGTCGCGAGGAGCGCCGTCGCGGCGGATGTGGACCAGCTCGGTGGGGGAACCCTCGCTAGGGGAACGGAGGATCCGCGGCGTCGTGTCGCTTCGGCGACGGCGCAGCGGGAGCAGCCGGGCGTCCGGCCACTCGCCCCGGGACGGGGTCGGCATGC
Coding sequences within:
- a CDS encoding glycoside hydrolase family 26 protein gives rise to the protein MPTPSRGEWPDARLLPLRRRRSDTTPRILRSPSEGSPTELVHIRRDGAPRDADGGPVTAPGGDRPDPVRARPDGATTTVFHWHGRQAPAGKRLDTPDTNVLARDVLARDVPVWDGPVPDARVRADGGGEPGPGRLSRVAGWIAARPGGRAGRIPRLPLVAVSIAVVTALTAWVLVSSGGHPTDTVAGGPTSAPQSQPPPQSPPARSPSSGPSPAPGVQPPVTVPRVQRAATTGEFPTGVAAHTLAQANRWAEFRGRPNDVVVMYTERSSWRAIVEPWIGRGASTFAGFSGTWVISQPLFPDEGPEKGNLADCAAGRYDAEWRQFGRWLVSMERGDSFVRLGWEFNGLWFAWAATDPQQWVQCFRNASSAIKATSPRVRIDWNLNAHGSTTSVGAFDLYPGDQYVDVIGVDSYDQYPPSPTYADFDNQCNETGGLCQVIIFARIHHKLFSVPEWGVVSQQGTKAGRVGAAGGDNPVYIEKMHETFVRNADILAYEAYFPDAVPNNVRSSLVDPTINPAAAAMYQRLWG